The Arachis hypogaea cultivar Tifrunner chromosome 19, arahy.Tifrunner.gnm2.J5K5, whole genome shotgun sequence genome has a window encoding:
- the LOC112778971 gene encoding putative callose synthase 8 — MYWLQTIIIITCHDLGSPFQLFDVIVLEDIISIFITSAFLIWTIVVPVCYANSRRKYTCYSTKYGTLVEEWCFTSYMVAAAIYLTSNAVNVVLYLVPAFSKYMEVSNNKICKVLSWWTQVHEYAILLNLGSLQAISMKDCVLIFEYNRKGGQAFLESLLPRLNPKNSNGGLSMPFELEIWLQLAYSWMKFSEEIKEILGTIVKHKVLLVSNEKISFFFVQVHHEKNMYFICLCLIFI; from the exons ATGTACTGGTTGCAGACCATCATAATCATTACTTGCCATGACTTGGGATCCCCCTTTCAGTTATTTGATGTCATAGTATTGGAAGACATAATCAGCATCTTCATTACTTCTGCATTTCTTATATGGACTATTGTTGTTCCTGTTTGCTATGCTAAttcaagaagaaaatatacttGTTATTCTACTAAGTATGGAACCTTGGTTGAGGAATGGTGCTTTACATCCTATATGGTTGCGGCAGCCATATACTTAACAAGTAATGCAGTTAATGTTGTGTTATATCTCGTCCCTGCCTTCTCCAAGTATATGGAGGTCTCTAATAACAAGATATGCAAAGTTTTATCTTGGTGGACTCAG GTTCATGAGTATGCGATACTTCTAAATCTGGGCTCCCTTCAAGCAATATCAATGAAAGATTGTGTACTTATATTTGAATATAATCG TAAAGGAGGGCAAGCTTTTCTGGAGTCATTGTTGCCCAGGTTGAACCCCAAGAACAGTAACGGAGGGCTATCAATGCCATTTGAACTCGAG ATTTGGCTACAACTTGCTTATAGTTGGATGAAGTTTTCTGAAGAGATAAAGGAGATTCTTGGCACAATAGTGAAGCACAAAGTCCTTTTGGTTTCAAatgaaaaaattagttttttttttgttcaagttCATCATGAGAAAAACATGTATTTTATTTGcttatgtttaatttttatttga